A stretch of DNA from Lepus europaeus isolate LE1 chromosome 11, mLepTim1.pri, whole genome shotgun sequence:
GTCACTATCTTCTCATTCTGTTCACATTAAGCCCTAACCCTCCAAACAAATCACAATTAATTATTCAGGAGAAAATGTAGATCCATGCTCGCTGGTAATAGCAAAATGAAATACTGGCTCATTTTCTTCCAAGGTGAAGAATTTCTCTTTGTCATTATCATTTAGAACCACAATCATGGTACTAACCTTACTAATCTTTGAACACAATACTTCACTAAATTGAGACCACATGAAGTTGAAGATATTTACTTCTAGTCACTGCCAATGTATCATGTAAAACCATCCatatattaaagtttttatttccaaTCTATTGTTACAAGGAACTCTGTGTAGTAATAGGTATGCACTGAGAAGTAAATCCAGCAAGAGCAGATATTGAAGGGGTGGAGTCATAAGCTAATGCAACTGCTTAGTGCCACAAGCTGCCAAGCTTCATCAATTATATATACTTTCACATTTCAATTTTATAGACTGAGCAATAAGATGGTATCCATGCCATAATGAGTATCTTGGGTCACATAATGCCTGATTCCGTCATTTCTTATCTATGACAGCCCAAATAGGATGGTGATCACTGGATCTCAAGAAATGTTAATAAGGTAGTTAATCTCCTATTATCTGGTTCAGATATGTCTAAAGCATAcaaaattttctctttccttattaTTGCATACAATCAGAATTACTGTATCAGTGTAATAAATtggaatattttttgaaatatagagttGAAGACATTGAAGAATATTGCAGTaaatgaattttatggtatgtgagTTATATTTTGAAAAggttatatataaacatatggaATCTTTAAGTTTTAatggaaatgtgtgttatgaaaatttacatatggatttcaaatttttgtaccaaaatgagcttatttttcattttaattttttccacaaatttgatgaagtaccctcatatattcatggatatgtatttttatttatttaccaaaaTATGTACACTAAATGGtagatttttttaacatttttagtttGTTAGAGGTACAAATTAGAGATGTATACCTTTTAGTCAAGAAATACAGTATAGGGTATGAATTTTCTAGGTATGTTTAACATTAGACTTACTCGATGCCATATTTTAGTTTGGactgcatttttttcattttgcattaaGCAAAGAAGTACAATGGGAAGGAAATCAGAACTCAGTTATTCTGGGCAGTTTAGAGAAGATGATAGTTTatatatagtttgtaaatatatagtcagtaaattattattttgagaaCAGGTAATCTAAAATATGAAGCCACACTTTCAGCAATATATGCTTTTTCATCACCTTTATATACACGTATATTTGGACTATACTTCATTTGCCAAATAGTGTATAAATAGGGTTGTCGTAATTCAATGTAACTTCATAAGTAATTCTGAATATTGTATAAAAAAGTTAAttcagaaaaatgtttaaaactagAAAGTATATATTTCATAATGATAGTTCAAAGTATTTTCCGAAACAAGtcataaatgaaaataactagCTCAACATCAAACATGTagctattttatttcaaagaaatgaattctttattataatataaataaaaagattttatacataaaaagaaataaatgcagtGAGAACTCTTGTTGTGAGAAGTCTTTTAatctataaataaaagaaaccattGACACTGGGTATAGTCTTGTGAACACAGTGCTCTGCTCTGTGTTTCATAAACTTTTAAGGTCATGTGGGGACCACtaaaaacaaagacacacacacacaattgacctattatatttaaaactataaagtacataaataatctataaaatgaaattaaataagtaaTCAAACGAATTATTACTGATTTTGGACATAAGTATCCAAGTTTTTCTGAGCTTTTATGGATCCAAGTGACATACTTGGTCCATAAGATGGTGTATGTATCAAACACTTTGAATATCTGTCATGTAATTCTTAAACTACATATATTCATTAAAGTATTTGTGTCATTTGTGTGGTAGAAAATAAACTAAATGACTTGTACTCTAATGTATTACTTAAGAGATCTTCCTCAAACCTGGGACTTGATTACCCAGTCTCCTCATTGCCGTCTTCATGTCCTTATTCCTCAAGGTGTATATGGCAGGATTCAGAATGGGTGTAATCATGAAATCCAAAATGGCAAGAAATTTATCCACTGACACTGAGGGAAATGGCCAAATATAGACAAAGATACATGgcccaaaaaacaaaaccaccaccGTGATGTGAGCTGAAAGAGTGGAGAGGGCCTTGGACAAACCACCCGAGGAGCGTTTCCATACAGTGACCAGGATGAAGATGTAGGAGATCATCAGGAAGAAGAAGGTGCCTATGGAAATGAACCCACTGTTGGCAGTTACTATGAATTCCATCCTGTAAGTGTCTGTGCAGGCAAGTTTGATGAACCAAGGAAGATCACAGTAAAAGCTATCTATCTCATTAGGACCACAAAAAGGCAAATGAACAACAAAAGCTAACTGAGCAACTGAGTGAATAAGACCAATCATCCAAGCACCAGACAGAAGCAAAACGCACATCTGTGGGTTCATGATGGCCAGGTAATGGAGGGGCTTACATATGGCCACATATCTGTCCAAGGCCATGGCTAAGAGTAGCACCATCTCTGATCCACCCAGAACATGAAGGGCAAATATCTGGAGGATGCAACCCTGAAATGAAATGATGTTTCTCCCAGAGTAAAGGTCAGAAATCATTTTAGGAACTGTAACAGTAGAAAGGCACATATCAATGAATGACAGATTTCCCAAAAGGAAGTACATCGGGGAGTGTAAATGAGCATCGAACATCACTGAAAACACAACAAGGAGGTTCCCAAGAACAATAATTACATAAAACACCACAGAGAAGGCCAGAAGAAAATTCTGCACTGGTCTATAGGTAGAAAGCCCCAGGAATACAAATTCAAATACTGCtgaataatttgttttattcattgacTTTGTGTTACCTGAAAGGAACAACAATAAATAAAGTAATGCACAAGAGATATTAAACAATGTAGATGTCACAAGGCTTCAAATTCtagtattaaaaaaattaaccacaGTTACAAAATCCCTTTGAAAACGTTATActttaatttgttcatttaacaaCATCTATTGAGTAACTTTACTGAATACCCCATATGTTAGTCACTGCATCGCATTCCAAAATAAACATAGACCTCATCATTCTACATTTTTCAGTCTAGTTGTGAAGCTAGGCATTAAACAACTAGTTACATATGTAGACGATTATGTTGATTATAAGTTATATAAAAAGACGAACTAGGTGCTGGAAGATGTGTGTGCTAAGATCTAAAAAATGAACATgctttcaggggctggcgctgtggcacagtgggttaatcctctgcctgtggggccagcattccatatgggtgccaattttagtccccactgctcctcttccagtccagctctctgctgtggcctgggagggcagtggaggatggcccaagtccttgggcgcctgcacccccatgggagaccaggaggaggtacctgactcctggctttggatcggcaaagctccggccattgcagccatttggggagtgaaccaacggacggaagacctttctctgtctctctctcactgtctgtaattctacctctcaaataaataaatataatctaaaaaaaaaaaaagtatcctaaGGAGTGAACAGAACaaacttgaataaataaaagacaagtaAAAGCCTCCTCAAGGTAGAATCCTACAGGAGTGTTAAGTGTTTGGTGAATATCTAAGAGATGATAGAAAGCCATTGAGgaagaaaagtgaaataaataaggaaagtatTAGAAATAGCCTAAATCCAAATGATAGAGAATTAACTTATTCAAAGTATATTTAgctgggaaaaatatttgatcttatatgtagaaaaaatatcatgaagaaatgttcataatgtgcttttaataaaaaagcttacaaaaatatatagacaacatattttaaaccctataaaataaaaataaatgataaataataattatcTCTAGGTTCATACATTTACTAATTTGATATTTGTAAAATTGCCACTGTGTGACACTGTGATAGATAAAAATATAGCCAAATATCAATTTCCAAGATTCACTTCATATATTGATATTTTTCTTCGGAGATTTACTTGCAAATTATGAGATTTTTCTAAACTACATACTGTTTGAACAACCAAACAACCGTAATCCTTGTTCCACACCTGAACTGCGTACCATGCATTCCCCGCTTGCAAAGCCACCGCCAAGCTTTCTTCTGATCCCAGACCATTGATATTTTCATGCTGTGACTTCCCTGTGCCCTTCGCTGCACTTCCCCAGCTAGAGAGCAGCATGAGGTGGCAGGAGTGCCATGAACACTTTACAGACATGAATGAGATTgaaagcagctaggactggacatTCCAAGGGCTATGGACATGGAACAAGTGATGTAGTGAAAGAAAACCTCACATCGGGGATTCTAGGGGATGCTGCCACAAGAGCACCTGATAGGGAATGATGCAGACGGTGAAAATACATACAGAGAAGAactgaaaaagagagaatgagataaTCACTGCTACAGATGACAAGAGATTTGACCTGCCAGTAGCTGctcattgtttttatattttgatcATGTAATGTGGGGGTTTTAAAAGATACTTATTAAATACAAAAAAGATGCTTATTCTGAAAAGCAAAATGTGTATTCAGCATGATCACAACTacagaagatgaagaaaaaatgttttacaaacaagtaaataaaaaagaccaGTAATGTTAATAGACATTTCAGcaaagaagatatgcaaataTACAGATGGCAGATAAGCTTGTGGAAAGAATCTCCACATGGTATCATGATATATCATcaggaagatgaaattaaaacagTAAGATGCAACCACTTACCTATTAAAATGGTCAAATTTCAGAACACTGTCAGCACAGAATCCTGGCAAAGATATGGAACAACAGGAACGCTCATTCGTTTTGGGCAGTTTTtgacaaaatgaataaatttttaccatatgatccagcaaactTGCACCTTATCCTCTACCCATATGAATTGAAAACTTCTGTCCACTAAATCTGCAAATAGATGTTaaaagcagctttattcataatcaaCATTTCCTGTAgtagataaattaataaacaaataaatggtgGTGTATCCAAACTATGGAATAATATTCAGGAATAACAAAAGAGCTATCAACCCTACTATAGAAAAAATCTAAGCAAGAAGTCAGTCCTAACgtgcaaattttatatttttcatagaatcttctttggagaaaataaattgaTCAATAATGTTTCCTGATTGATTAAGGATGGAGGTGATTTAAAGGAGAATATAGAAGAGAACTGACAGACACAGAataaaaagcaagagaaaagaaaattagaaataagaAGTTAAGAGATTAAAAGAAAGGATAGAAGGCAGTCTGAGATAGAAGGCATTATGAGAGTCATTGATTAGTTACCATCCTGCTTAAACTTGTTCAATTACTTTAGTCTTTCACAGAAGTTAGAACTCCTTTATGAAGGAGATCTCCCTGGCCGTTTTCCCAGTCTCACTTCTAGATTCTACACGACCTCAACAAAGCCCTCTCCGATTTTCTTAAACTACTTAGAtcaccttttttgtttgtttatcttcTGTTTGCAAACTACAACTGAACTGCTTGGTACATGCTTTTGGTTGAGAGATTATTTATCATCTGTAAGTACATTTGCTGCATCATCTTCTCAAAAACCACTTCCTGTTTCTTCCTATTGTACATTAAACCAACTTCTTTGTGTTATGACAATTCATCATGGACAATTGGCCATCCTGTCTGTCCTGTAAAGTCTATGAGTTTTCTAAGGACAGAGATAGTATCTTATTCACAAATCTAGCCCATAGTGAATGTGCATGAATACTCATATTCACAGACAAGTGGATGAATGGCCCTATGTCAGTTTCTTGGTACATGTTTTACCATATGTTTCTCCCTGCCCATGCCCTGCTAATTATATTATCAATcaaaaaaacttttcttaaaatctGGCAGGATAAACTAATCCCTTTGTACTAGTATTTCCTAAAGCAAGAAATAGTGCGCAGAAGGGAGGATAGAGTGGtaaatatcactatgctcctagatctatatatatgaaatacatatataaaaaatttaaagtttaaaacaGTGAAAACAACAAGATAGTTTGTGTTCAGAATTaacttttgaaatacatattgATACctcattttaagttaaaaaattgaTAAGGGACACATTATCAGCATGTCTCACAGAATAACACAGAACAGTAAGATGAAGATACATGGAGGTGTCCACATCTGTTGAAACCTACTGTGCCCGGGAGGCTGCCTTCTGGACCCACTGTCTAATCCATATCTTTGAGAGGCTGTAATGCACAGTCAGTGGCCCAGATTTCAGAGCACTGGAGTTGACATATGCTCCAGGAACTTCCTTGTCCAAGAGAGTCCTGCTCTACTTCTTGTGGGCTAAATATAATTTtactggggtcagcattgtggctcagcaggttaaagccccagcctgcagcaccagcatcctttataggtgatggtttgagtcatggctgctcctccaatccagctccctgctaatgtgcctgggaaaacagcagatgacccaagtgcttgggtcactgcatgcagtgggagaccccgaagaagctcctgactcctggtttcagccttgttcagtcctggctgttgcagccatttga
This window harbors:
- the LOC133769503 gene encoding olfactory receptor 4F15-like, translating into MNKTNYSAVFEFVFLGLSTYRPVQNFLLAFSVVFYVIIVLGNLLVVFSVMFDAHLHSPMYFLLGNLSFIDMCLSTVTVPKMISDLYSGRNIISFQGCILQIFALHVLGGSEMVLLLAMALDRYVAICKPLHYLAIMNPQMCVLLLSGAWMIGLIHSVAQLAFVVHLPFCGPNEIDSFYCDLPWFIKLACTDTYRMEFIVTANSGFISIGTFFFLMISYIFILVTVWKRSSGGLSKALSTLSAHITVVVLFFGPCIFVYIWPFPSVSVDKFLAILDFMITPILNPAIYTLRNKDMKTAMRRLGNQVPGLRKIS